The following proteins come from a genomic window of Candidatus Francisella endociliophora:
- the rpoC gene encoding DNA-directed RNA polymerase subunit beta' — protein sequence MNNGILHQNYNSKKFDIIKISLASPEVVRSWSHGEVKKPETINYRTFKPERDGLFCAKIFGPVKDYECLCGKYKRLKHRGVVCERCGVEVEKASVRRERMGHIDLVCPVVHIWYLKSLPSRIGLFLDMPLKNVEKVLYFESYIVTDPGMTPLEKKQLLTDEEYAEALENYGYEFEASMGAEAIRDLLSDTDLESEIETLQAEYAESKSTAKKEKAIKRLRLLETFQASGNKPEWMVMTVLPVLPPDLRPLVPIEGGRFATSDLNDLYRRVINRNNRLKKLLDLNAPDIIVRNEKRMLQESVDALLDNGRRGRAVTGSNKRPLKSLADMIKGKQGRFRQNLLGKRVDYSGRSVITVGPSLRLHECGLPKKMALELFKPFVYSKLRLGGYATTIKQAKRMVELEEAAVWDILEIVINEHPVLLNRAPTLHRLGIQAFEPKLIEGKAIQLHPLVCAAFNADFDGDQMAVHVPLTVESQLEARVLMMSTNNILSPASGQPIITPTQDIVLGLYYITREREGARGEGKLFSGYDDVSRAYNSGTVDIHAKIKLRIDRQVFDTKGNTYNEKGVVNTTVGRALLLNILPEGLSFSLLNKVLVKKEISKIINQAFRVLGGKATVVLADKLMYAGFKYSTLSGVSVGVDDMTIPDNKEAKVEEAEKEIKHITEQYQSSLITENERYNNIINIWGKTSDEVGAAMMEEISKDTVMVDGEEKEVESFNSVYMMANSGARGSYNQMRQLAGMRGLMAKPDGTMIETAITANFREGLSVLQYFTSTHGARKGLADTALKTANAGYLTRRLVDVAQDLVVIEEDCGTDEGLMFSAIVEDGEVKVPLAERALGRTLAADVVTEKGIVLLEEGTLLDENLVELLDDNGIDMIKVRSPITCNTRRGLCAKCYGRDLARERKVNVGESVGVIAAQSIGEPGTQLTMRTFHTGGAASLGVTVSDIKVKTAGKIKFKNIRTVTNKEGQEIVISRAGEIIVSDTMGRVREQHKIPMGANVPLASGKAVEIGDVIATWDPHAQPLITDVAGKVVLEDVIDGITSKHTYDDLTGQQTIEITSISQRTTSKNLKPVVKVVDEKGNELKSITLAVGAVLNVSDDTVLEVGDVVAKIPLEGSKNKDITGGLPRVAELFEARRPKEAAVLSPCDGMVRLGNRDTKEKQRIEILDKNGHIVEEILLPKSRHLVVFDGESVVKGDVLADGPTDPHDLLKFKGLEAFADYILVEAQSVYRMQGVVINDKHIETIVRQMLRKAIVLDEGDSKFVKNESVELVRILEENDILREQEKREIEFEPVLMGITRSSLSTESFLSAASFQETTRVLTEASINSQVDQMRGLKENVLIGRLIPTGTGLAVRKETDKIEKMREELGVEDAAAFKAIASGLANDEVSSDENFDIEEKDTNDDIEESLRNALESLDF from the coding sequence GTGAATAACGGTATCCTACATCAAAATTACAATAGTAAAAAGTTTGATATTATTAAAATATCTTTAGCATCTCCAGAGGTTGTTCGTTCATGGTCTCATGGTGAAGTTAAAAAACCTGAAACTATTAACTATAGAACATTTAAACCAGAAAGAGATGGTTTATTCTGTGCTAAAATCTTTGGTCCTGTAAAAGATTATGAGTGTCTTTGTGGTAAGTACAAAAGACTTAAGCATCGTGGCGTAGTATGTGAGCGTTGTGGTGTTGAAGTTGAAAAAGCTTCCGTACGAAGAGAAAGAATGGGTCATATTGATTTAGTATGTCCTGTTGTACATATTTGGTACTTGAAATCACTACCTTCTAGAATTGGCTTGTTCTTAGATATGCCGTTAAAGAATGTAGAAAAAGTATTATATTTTGAGTCATATATTGTTACAGACCCTGGTATGACTCCATTAGAGAAAAAGCAGCTTCTTACAGATGAAGAGTATGCAGAAGCTCTAGAAAATTATGGCTATGAATTTGAAGCATCTATGGGTGCTGAGGCTATTAGAGATTTACTATCAGATACGGATCTTGAGTCTGAGATAGAAACTTTACAAGCAGAATATGCAGAAAGTAAATCTACAGCTAAAAAAGAAAAAGCTATTAAAAGATTGAGACTTCTTGAAACTTTCCAAGCATCTGGTAATAAACCTGAGTGGATGGTAATGACAGTATTGCCAGTTCTTCCGCCAGATTTAAGACCGCTTGTACCAATCGAAGGTGGTAGATTTGCAACTTCTGATCTAAATGATTTATATCGTAGAGTAATCAATAGAAATAATAGGTTGAAAAAACTATTAGATCTTAATGCTCCAGATATTATTGTTAGAAATGAAAAAAGAATGCTTCAAGAATCAGTTGATGCGTTACTAGATAATGGTAGAAGAGGTAGAGCTGTAACTGGTTCCAACAAACGCCCACTTAAATCTTTAGCAGATATGATTAAAGGTAAGCAAGGTCGTTTCCGTCAAAACCTACTTGGTAAACGTGTTGATTATTCTGGACGTTCTGTAATTACTGTAGGCCCATCTTTAAGATTACATGAGTGTGGTCTTCCTAAGAAGATGGCTTTAGAGCTATTCAAACCATTTGTGTACTCTAAGTTAAGACTAGGTGGCTATGCAACTACTATTAAACAAGCTAAGAGAATGGTTGAGCTTGAAGAAGCTGCTGTATGGGATATTCTAGAAATTGTTATTAATGAACATCCGGTACTTTTAAACCGTGCCCCTACACTACATAGACTAGGTATTCAGGCATTTGAACCTAAACTTATTGAAGGTAAAGCTATACAGCTGCACCCTCTAGTTTGTGCGGCATTTAACGCTGACTTTGATGGTGACCAAATGGCTGTTCACGTACCTTTAACTGTTGAATCTCAGTTAGAGGCTCGTGTGTTAATGATGTCTACAAATAACATCCTATCACCAGCATCTGGTCAACCGATTATTACTCCAACTCAGGATATTGTATTAGGTTTATATTATATCACTAGAGAAAGAGAAGGTGCGCGTGGAGAAGGTAAATTATTCTCAGGTTATGATGACGTAAGCAGAGCTTATAACTCTGGAACTGTAGATATTCATGCAAAAATTAAATTAAGAATTGATAGACAAGTATTTGATACGAAAGGTAATACTTATAATGAAAAAGGTGTAGTTAATACTACTGTAGGTAGAGCACTTCTTTTAAATATATTGCCAGAAGGTCTATCTTTTTCTTTATTAAACAAAGTATTAGTTAAGAAAGAAATTTCTAAAATTATAAACCAAGCATTCAGGGTGCTAGGTGGTAAAGCTACTGTTGTTTTAGCTGATAAATTAATGTATGCAGGTTTCAAATATTCAACGCTATCAGGTGTTTCTGTGGGTGTTGATGATATGACGATTCCTGATAATAAAGAAGCTAAAGTAGAAGAAGCAGAAAAAGAAATTAAACATATTACAGAGCAATATCAGTCTTCATTAATTACAGAGAATGAAAGATATAACAATATCATCAATATTTGGGGTAAAACTTCTGATGAAGTTGGAGCCGCTATGATGGAAGAAATTTCTAAAGATACTGTAATGGTTGATGGTGAAGAGAAAGAAGTTGAATCATTTAATTCTGTATATATGATGGCTAACTCTGGTGCAAGGGGTTCTTATAACCAAATGAGACAGCTTGCTGGTATGCGTGGTCTAATGGCTAAACCAGATGGAACGATGATTGAAACTGCAATTACGGCAAACTTTAGAGAAGGTTTGTCAGTATTGCAGTACTTTACATCTACCCATGGTGCTCGTAAAGGTCTTGCAGATACAGCACTTAAGACAGCAAACGCAGGTTACTTAACTCGTAGACTTGTTGATGTTGCTCAGGATCTTGTTGTTATTGAAGAAGATTGTGGTACTGATGAAGGTCTAATGTTCTCAGCTATCGTTGAAGATGGTGAGGTTAAAGTGCCTCTGGCAGAGAGAGCTCTTGGTAGAACTTTGGCGGCTGATGTTGTAACAGAGAAAGGTATTGTACTATTAGAAGAAGGCACTTTATTAGATGAGAATCTAGTTGAATTGCTTGATGATAATGGTATTGATATGATCAAAGTTAGATCGCCTATTACATGTAATACTCGTAGAGGTTTATGTGCTAAGTGTTATGGTCGTGACCTTGCTCGTGAAAGAAAAGTCAATGTTGGCGAATCTGTTGGTGTAATCGCTGCTCAATCTATTGGTGAGCCAGGTACACAGCTTACAATGAGAACGTTCCATACTGGTGGTGCAGCATCTCTTGGTGTGACGGTTTCTGACATTAAAGTTAAAACGGCTGGTAAGATCAAGTTTAAAAACATTAGAACAGTAACTAACAAAGAAGGCCAAGAGATTGTAATTTCTCGTGCTGGTGAGATTATAGTTTCTGATACTATGGGCCGTGTTAGAGAGCAACATAAAATCCCTATGGGTGCAAATGTTCCTCTAGCAAGTGGTAAAGCTGTAGAAATCGGTGATGTAATCGCTACTTGGGATCCACATGCTCAGCCATTGATTACTGATGTTGCTGGTAAGGTTGTTCTTGAGGATGTTATTGATGGTATTACATCGAAGCATACTTATGATGATCTAACTGGTCAGCAAACTATTGAGATTACTTCTATATCCCAAAGAACTACATCTAAAAACTTAAAACCTGTTGTTAAGGTTGTTGATGAAAAAGGTAATGAACTTAAATCAATAACTTTAGCAGTTGGAGCGGTACTAAATGTATCTGATGATACAGTGCTAGAGGTTGGTGATGTCGTTGCTAAGATTCCTCTTGAAGGCTCTAAGAACAAGGATATTACTGGTGGTCTTCCACGAGTTGCTGAATTATTTGAGGCAAGACGTCCTAAAGAGGCTGCTGTACTTTCTCCATGTGATGGTATGGTTAGGCTTGGTAATAGAGATACGAAAGAGAAGCAAAGAATTGAGATTCTAGATAAGAATGGTCATATTGTTGAAGAGATCCTATTACCTAAATCTCGTCATTTAGTAGTGTTTGATGGTGAGAGTGTAGTTAAAGGTGATGTTTTGGCAGATGGTCCTACAGATCCTCATGATCTACTTAAATTTAAGGGTCTAGAAGCTTTTGCAGACTATATTCTTGTTGAAGCTCAGTCTGTATATCGTATGCAAGGTGTTGTAATTAATGATAAACATATTGAAACGATTGTAAGACAAATGCTAAGAAAAGCTATTGTCCTTGATGAAGGTGATAGTAAGTTTGTTAAGAATGAGAGTGTTGAGCTTGTTAGAATCTTAGAAGAAAATGATATTCTACGTGAGCAAGAGAAGAGGGAAATTGAGTTTGAACCTGTATTAATGGGTATCACAAGATCTTCTCTATCTACGGAGTCATTCTTATCAGCAGCTTCCTTCCAGGAAACTACAAGAGTATTGACAGAGGCTTCAATAAACTCTCAAGTTGATCAGATGAGAGGTCTTAAAGAGAATGTTCTGATAGGTAGATTAATACCAACAGGTACAGGTCTAGCTGTTAGAAAAGAAACCGATAAGATCGAGAAAATGAGAGAAGAGTTGGGTGTTGAAGATGCTGCTGCATTTAAAGCAATTGCCTCTGGTCTAGCTAATGATGAAGTTTCTAGTGATGAGAACTTTGATATCGAAGAAAAAGATACTAATGATGATATTGAAGAATCTCTAAGAAATGCTCTTGAATCATTAGATTTCTAA
- the rpoB gene encoding DNA-directed RNA polymerase subunit beta — MSYSYAEKKRIRKEFGVLPHILDVPYLLSIQTESYKKFLNANEAKGKLHSGLELVLKQSFPVESKNGQYELHYVDYQIGEPTFDETECQVRGATYDAPLNVKLRLVVYNKEALPKEKVVEDIREEYVYMGDIPLMTTNGTFIINGTERVVVSQLHRSPGVFFSKDDSEEGAFSARIIPYRGSWLDFEFDSKGIVWARIDRKRKFCATVILKALGYTQEEILENFSDSKTITFNNKGFALKLDNLAGMKGELLKFDILDEQGKVVVKKNKKLTTRDIKKIKDAGVDSVAIDLDLVNTLRVAKDIVNEATGEVIAYANDDITDSLLESCVEIGMLELEVIDFITAERGRYISDTLKYDLTKNTDEALVEIYKVLRPGDPPAAASVKALFEGLFFIESRYSLSDIGRMKLNARLGSDKVSKDIYTLENSDIVGVLEELINIRDGKGKVDDIDHLGNRRVRSVGEMVENQFRIGLYRVEKGIRESMSLVHKDKLMPKDIVNSKPITAAIKEFFTSGALSQFMDQDNPLSEVTHKRRISALGPGGLSRDRAGFEVRDVHATHYGRLCPIETPEGPNIGLINSLASYARVNDYGFLEAPYRKVVNGKVTDEIEYLSAIDEDNYVIAQASTKLDDKNHFVEDLIQCRSGGEAIFTESSRVQYMDVSAKQMVSAAAALIPFLEHDDANRVLMGANMQRQAVPTLKSEKPLVGTGMEKIVARDSGNCIVARNPGEVAEVDSNRIVIKVNTKKTKNNKLVDIYSLTKFKRSNKNTCINQRPIVNVGDKVEAGDILADGFATDFGELSLGHNLMVAFMPWNGYNFEDSILLSERIVKDDKYTSIHIEEFTCVARDTKLGPEEVTADIPNVSESSLAKLDESGIVHIGANVEAGDILVAKITPKAEQQLTPEERLLRAIFNEKASNVADSSLRMPSGTSGTVINVQVFENDKGGKSQRALEIEKEQIEKARKDSDEEFAVIESVIRPSIEKDIVGAKILKAKGLKKGAILTKEFLEKLPFSKWLEISFEDEKLEEKVQKAKEYYDEAKVAVDGKFEAKKKSITQSNELSPGVLQTVKVFVAIKKRIQPGDKMAGRHGNKGVVSRVLPIEDMPYMEDGTPVDVCLNPLGIPSRMNIGQILEAHLGLASYGLGKRIEETFEKTQKAAELRKTLEEVYNKVGDKKVDIKALSDEEVLTLCENLKGGVPIATPVFDGAKEEDIKELLKIGGFATNGQMKLFDGRTGQAFDRNVTVGYMYMLKLDHLVDDKMHARSTGSYSLVTQQPLGGKAQFGGQRFGEMEVWALQAYGAAYTLREMLTVKSDDIAGRSKMYKNIVDGKLTMNVDVPESFNVLRNEVRALGIDMDFDYSSEEE, encoded by the coding sequence ATGTCTTACTCATACGCTGAGAAAAAAAGAATTCGTAAAGAGTTTGGGGTTCTTCCTCATATCTTAGACGTACCATATTTACTTTCTATTCAAACAGAGTCATACAAAAAATTTTTGAATGCTAATGAAGCAAAGGGTAAGCTTCACTCTGGTCTTGAATTGGTGCTTAAGCAGTCTTTTCCGGTAGAAAGCAAAAATGGTCAATATGAACTTCATTATGTTGATTATCAAATAGGTGAGCCAACATTTGATGAAACTGAGTGTCAAGTGCGAGGCGCTACTTATGATGCTCCATTAAATGTTAAATTAAGGCTTGTTGTATATAACAAAGAAGCTCTTCCAAAAGAAAAAGTCGTAGAAGATATTAGAGAAGAGTATGTATATATGGGTGATATCCCATTAATGACAACTAATGGTACTTTTATAATCAATGGTACTGAGAGGGTTGTTGTATCTCAGCTACATAGATCACCAGGTGTGTTCTTTAGCAAGGATGACTCTGAGGAGGGGGCGTTCTCTGCACGTATTATTCCATACAGAGGTTCATGGTTAGACTTTGAATTCGACTCAAAAGGTATTGTGTGGGCTAGAATTGACAGAAAAAGAAAATTCTGTGCAACAGTTATTTTAAAAGCTCTTGGCTATACGCAAGAGGAAATTTTAGAGAATTTCTCTGATAGTAAGACAATTACTTTTAATAATAAAGGCTTTGCTCTTAAGCTTGATAATCTTGCTGGTATGAAAGGTGAGTTACTTAAGTTTGATATTTTAGATGAGCAAGGAAAAGTAGTAGTTAAAAAGAATAAGAAGCTAACTACTAGAGATATTAAGAAAATCAAAGATGCAGGCGTTGATTCTGTAGCTATTGATCTTGATCTTGTAAACACACTTAGAGTAGCAAAAGATATTGTTAATGAAGCTACTGGTGAAGTTATCGCGTATGCTAACGATGATATTACGGATAGTCTACTTGAGTCGTGTGTTGAGATTGGTATGCTTGAATTAGAGGTTATCGATTTTATTACTGCTGAAAGAGGCAGATATATTTCTGATACTCTAAAATATGATCTTACAAAAAATACAGATGAAGCTTTGGTTGAGATTTATAAGGTTCTAAGACCTGGAGATCCTCCAGCAGCGGCTTCAGTTAAAGCTTTATTTGAAGGTTTATTCTTTATTGAAAGTAGATATAGTTTATCTGATATTGGTAGAATGAAGCTAAATGCTAGATTAGGCTCAGATAAAGTTTCTAAAGATATTTATACTTTAGAAAATAGTGATATTGTTGGCGTATTAGAAGAACTAATTAATATCCGTGATGGTAAAGGTAAAGTTGATGATATCGATCACCTAGGTAACAGACGTGTTCGTTCTGTTGGTGAGATGGTTGAGAATCAGTTTAGAATAGGTCTTTATCGTGTTGAGAAAGGTATTCGTGAGAGTATGTCATTGGTGCATAAAGATAAGCTTATGCCAAAAGATATTGTGAACTCTAAGCCAATTACAGCTGCAATTAAAGAGTTCTTTACGTCTGGTGCTTTATCTCAATTTATGGATCAAGATAACCCGTTATCAGAGGTTACACATAAGCGTAGAATTTCTGCATTAGGTCCAGGTGGTCTATCTCGTGATAGAGCAGGTTTTGAGGTTCGTGACGTGCACGCAACTCACTATGGTAGATTGTGTCCAATTGAGACTCCAGAGGGTCCAAACATTGGTCTTATTAACTCATTAGCAAGTTACGCAAGAGTTAATGATTATGGTTTCTTAGAAGCACCATACAGAAAAGTTGTTAATGGTAAAGTTACTGATGAAATCGAGTACTTATCAGCTATTGATGAAGATAACTATGTAATTGCTCAAGCGTCAACTAAGCTTGATGATAAAAACCACTTTGTAGAAGATCTAATTCAGTGTCGTTCTGGTGGTGAGGCAATATTTACAGAATCTAGTAGGGTTCAGTATATGGATGTTTCTGCTAAGCAGATGGTTTCAGCTGCAGCAGCACTTATTCCTTTCCTAGAACATGATGATGCTAACAGGGTACTAATGGGTGCAAACATGCAACGTCAAGCGGTACCTACTCTAAAATCAGAGAAGCCATTGGTTGGTACTGGTATGGAGAAGATTGTTGCTAGAGATTCAGGTAACTGTATTGTTGCTAGAAATCCTGGTGAAGTTGCTGAAGTAGATTCAAATAGAATAGTTATTAAAGTAAATACTAAAAAGACTAAAAATAATAAACTTGTAGATATCTATAGTTTAACTAAGTTTAAGCGTTCAAATAAGAACACTTGTATTAACCAGCGTCCAATTGTTAATGTTGGAGATAAGGTTGAAGCAGGTGATATTTTAGCTGATGGTTTTGCAACTGACTTTGGTGAGCTATCTCTTGGGCATAACCTGATGGTAGCGTTCATGCCATGGAACGGTTATAACTTTGAGGATTCAATTTTACTTTCTGAAAGAATTGTAAAAGATGACAAGTATACAAGTATTCATATTGAAGAGTTTACTTGTGTGGCTCGTGATACTAAGCTTGGACCAGAAGAAGTTACAGCAGATATCCCAAATGTAAGTGAGTCTAGTTTAGCTAAACTTGATGAATCAGGTATCGTTCATATTGGTGCTAATGTTGAAGCTGGTGATATCTTAGTAGCTAAAATCACTCCAAAAGCTGAGCAACAATTAACTCCAGAAGAAAGGCTTCTAAGAGCGATCTTTAATGAGAAAGCATCAAATGTTGCTGATAGTTCATTAAGAATGCCAAGTGGTACTTCTGGTACAGTTATTAATGTTCAAGTTTTTGAAAATGATAAAGGTGGTAAGAGCCAAAGAGCACTTGAAATTGAAAAAGAGCAAATCGAAAAAGCTCGTAAAGATTCTGATGAAGAATTTGCGGTAATTGAATCTGTAATTAGACCATCAATAGAAAAAGATATCGTTGGTGCGAAGATTCTAAAAGCAAAAGGTCTTAAAAAAGGCGCAATCCTTACAAAAGAATTTTTAGAAAAATTACCATTTTCTAAGTGGTTAGAAATATCTTTTGAAGATGAAAAACTTGAAGAGAAAGTACAAAAAGCAAAAGAGTACTATGATGAAGCTAAAGTTGCTGTAGATGGCAAATTTGAAGCTAAGAAAAAATCTATTACTCAAAGTAATGAGCTTTCTCCAGGTGTACTTCAAACAGTTAAAGTATTTGTTGCTATCAAGAAGCGTATTCAGCCTGGTGATAAGATGGCTGGTCGTCATGGTAACAAAGGTGTGGTTTCTCGTGTGTTACCAATCGAAGATATGCCGTATATGGAAGATGGTACTCCAGTAGATGTTTGTCTAAATCCTCTAGGTATTCCATCACGTATGAATATCGGACAGATTCTAGAGGCGCACTTAGGTTTAGCTTCTTATGGCTTAGGTAAGCGTATCGAAGAAACTTTTGAGAAGACTCAAAAAGCTGCAGAGCTAAGAAAGACTCTCGAAGAAGTCTACAATAAAGTAGGTGACAAGAAAGTTGATATTAAAGCTTTAAGTGATGAAGAAGTGCTTACTCTTTGTGAAAATCTAAAAGGTGGTGTACCAATTGCGACTCCTGTATTTGATGGTGCAAAAGAGGAAGATATTAAAGAGCTTCTTAAAATAGGTGGTTTTGCGACTAACGGTCAGATGAAATTATTTGATGGTCGTACAGGTCAAGCATTTGATAGAAATGTAACAGTTGGTTATATGTATATGTTGAAGCTAGATCATTTAGTAGATGATAAGATGCACGCTAGATCGACAGGTTCTTATAGCTTAGTTACGCAGCAGCCATTAGGTGGTAAGGCACAGTTTGGTGGTCAGAGATTCGGTGAAATGGAGGTTTGGGCATTACAGGCATATGGTGCTGCTTATACACTAAGAGAAATGTTAACAGTTAAGTCAGATGATATAGCTGGTAGATCGAAAATGTATAAGAATATAGTTGATGGTAAGTTAACTATGAATGTTGATGTTCCAGAGTCGTTTAACGTATTACGAAATGAAGTAAGAGCGTTAGGTATCGATATGGATTTTGACTATTCATCTGAGGAAGAATAA
- the rplL gene encoding 50S ribosomal protein L7/L12, producing MAITKEDILNAVAEMSVMDVCELVEMMEEKFGVSAAAAVAVAGPAAAGEAAEEQTEFDVVLTDAGSNKIAAIKAVRGATGLGLKEAKAAVEGVPFTIKEAAAKEEAEELKKQLEEAGAKVELK from the coding sequence ATGGCTATAACAAAAGAAGATATTTTAAACGCTGTTGCAGAAATGAGTGTAATGGATGTGTGTGAATTAGTAGAAATGATGGAAGAGAAGTTCGGCGTATCTGCAGCTGCTGCTGTAGCTGTAGCTGGTCCTGCTGCTGCTGGCGAAGCTGCTGAAGAGCAAACTGAATTCGACGTTGTTTTAACTGATGCTGGTTCAAACAAAATTGCTGCTATTAAAGCAGTAAGAGGCGCAACTGGTCTTGGTCTTAAAGAAGCAAAAGCTGCTGTGGAAGGTGTTCCATTCACAATTAAAGAAGCTGCTGCTAAAGAAGAAGCTGAAGAGCTTAAGAAGCAACTTGAAGAAGCTGGCGCTAAAGTTGAGCTTAAATAA
- the rplJ gene encoding 50S ribosomal protein L10: MALRIEDKKAIVAEVAEQVSSALSAAVADYRGLTVNEMTSLREEARKSGVYLRVVRNNLARLAVKGTEFECLADALKGPLVLALSMESPGGSAKLFKNFSKDHKALEVKNLVMAGDLYGPEKLDDFAKIPTRDEAIAILMSVMQAPVTKLARTLNEVQKKQAEQAE; the protein is encoded by the coding sequence ATGGCACTTAGAATAGAGGACAAAAAAGCGATTGTTGCTGAAGTTGCTGAACAAGTATCCTCAGCGTTGTCTGCAGCAGTAGCAGATTACAGAGGTTTAACTGTTAATGAAATGACTTCATTAAGAGAAGAAGCTCGTAAATCTGGAGTTTATTTAAGAGTTGTTCGTAACAACTTAGCACGTTTAGCAGTTAAAGGTACAGAATTTGAGTGTCTTGCAGATGCTCTTAAAGGGCCTTTGGTTCTTGCTCTTTCTATGGAATCACCAGGTGGTTCAGCTAAGCTATTCAAAAACTTCTCTAAAGACCACAAAGCTTTAGAAGTTAAGAATTTAGTGATGGCAGGCGATCTTTATGGTCCAGAGAAGCTAGATGACTTTGCTAAGATCCCTACAAGGGATGAGGCTATTGCAATACTTATGAGTGTTATGCAAGCCCCTGTCACTAAGCTTGCTAGAACTCTTAATGAAGTTCAGAAGAAACAAGCTGAACAAGCTGAATAA
- the rplA gene encoding 50S ribosomal protein L1, protein MAKISKRMKEISAKVDAEKKYPVAEAFDILRDVSSVKFVESVDVSVALGVDPRKSDQVVRGASVLPNGTGKSVRVAVFAKGPAADAAKEAGADIVGMEDLADEVKKGNMDFDVVIASPDSMRVVGQLGQILGPKGLMPNPKVGTVTMDVAKAVTDAKAGQVRYRVDKAGIIHTTIGKVNFTTDALTQNLEQLLVDLKKAKPSVSKGVYLKKVSVSSTMGPGIGVDFSDLNI, encoded by the coding sequence ATGGCTAAAATTTCAAAAAGAATGAAAGAAATATCAGCTAAGGTTGATGCTGAGAAAAAATATCCAGTAGCAGAAGCTTTTGATATCTTAAGAGATGTATCTTCTGTTAAATTTGTTGAGTCTGTAGATGTGTCTGTAGCTCTTGGTGTAGACCCTCGTAAATCTGACCAAGTAGTTAGAGGTGCTTCTGTACTACCTAATGGTACTGGTAAATCTGTAAGAGTTGCAGTATTTGCTAAAGGTCCTGCAGCAGATGCGGCTAAAGAAGCTGGTGCTGATATTGTGGGTATGGAAGACTTAGCGGATGAAGTTAAAAAAGGAAATATGGACTTTGATGTTGTGATAGCTTCTCCAGATTCAATGAGAGTTGTTGGTCAACTAGGTCAAATTTTAGGTCCTAAAGGTCTTATGCCAAACCCTAAGGTTGGTACTGTAACTATGGATGTTGCCAAAGCTGTTACAGATGCTAAAGCTGGTCAGGTTAGATATAGAGTAGATAAGGCTGGTATTATTCATACTACTATTGGTAAAGTTAATTTCACTACTGATGCTTTAACTCAAAACTTAGAGCAGTTGTTGGTAGATTTGAAAAAAGCTAAGCCTTCAGTGTCAAAAGGTGTTTATCTGAAAAAAGTTTCTGTATCTAGTACTATGGGTCCAGGAATTGGTGTTGACTTTTCTGACTTAAACATATAG
- the rplK gene encoding 50S ribosomal protein L11 codes for MAKKKVEAIIKLQVAAGKANPSPPIGPALGQHGVNIMGFCKEFNAKTQGMEPGAPVPVEISVYSDRSFTFEMKTPPASFLIKKAIKVKSGSSNPSKDFIGTITREQLEEIAKVKDPDLTAADMDAAVRIIAGSARSMGVKVEGVE; via the coding sequence ATGGCTAAGAAAAAAGTAGAAGCTATTATTAAGTTGCAAGTTGCAGCAGGTAAAGCAAACCCAAGTCCACCGATTGGTCCTGCATTGGGTCAGCACGGTGTAAATATTATGGGTTTCTGTAAAGAGTTTAATGCTAAAACTCAAGGTATGGAGCCAGGCGCACCAGTACCGGTAGAAATTTCTGTATATAGTGATAGAAGTTTTACATTTGAAATGAAAACGCCACCAGCGTCTTTCCTTATCAAAAAAGCAATCAAAGTAAAATCAGGTTCATCAAATCCGTCAAAAGATTTTATTGGAACTATTACTCGTGAGCAATTAGAAGAAATTGCTAAAGTAAAAGATCCTGATTTAACAGCTGCGGACATGGATGCTGCTGTAAGAATTATTGCTGGTTCTGCTCGTAGTATGGGCGTAAAAGTTGAAGGGGTTGAATAA
- the nusG gene encoding transcription termination/antitermination protein NusG: MLWYVVQVHSGYEKRVKTQLEENIEIAGLQDNFGRVLVPTENVVEMKGGQKRKSERKYFPGYVLIEADLTTEAWDVIKAVPRVLTVVGSRGKPIPLSKQEVERILGFMESGEAAVEPRLRKSYQVGEVVRVLEGPFNDFTGVVEEVNYEKSRLRVAVSIFGRSTPVELEFSQVEKES, translated from the coding sequence ATGCTTTGGTATGTTGTGCAAGTGCACTCAGGTTATGAAAAGAGAGTGAAAACTCAGCTTGAAGAAAATATCGAGATTGCTGGGTTACAAGATAATTTTGGTAGGGTTCTTGTTCCTACTGAAAATGTTGTTGAAATGAAGGGTGGTCAGAAGCGTAAGAGTGAAAGAAAATACTTTCCTGGATACGTTCTAATTGAGGCTGACCTTACTACAGAGGCTTGGGATGTGATAAAAGCTGTTCCAAGAGTATTAACAGTTGTCGGTTCTCGTGGTAAACCTATTCCATTAAGTAAGCAGGAAGTTGAAAGAATACTTGGCTTTATGGAATCTGGTGAGGCTGCAGTTGAGCCAAGATTAAGAAAATCTTATCAGGTTGGTGAGGTTGTTAGGGTTCTTGAGGGACCATTTAATGACTTTACTGGTGTGGTAGAAGAAGTTAACTATGAAAAATCAAGGTTAAGGGTTGCGGTATCTATCTTTGGTAGATCGACACCTGTAGAGCTTGAGTTTTCACAAGTTGAAAAAGAGTCTTAG